One part of the Anopheles coustani chromosome 2, idAnoCousDA_361_x.2, whole genome shotgun sequence genome encodes these proteins:
- the LOC131262829 gene encoding uncharacterized protein LOC131262829, which translates to MSNMQPEEYENTGWLSYFSRHKTTYTASDIHKISNELNNVRKNLTATQYAYGELSSELKALKSLQEQQRASDEYEQRVMAGGKGASAGLPKAAEKRLKEQSEEIKCLKSDLTSCRNELSKQIAALRVACSELGKKTGKSSKGSPAAGPSDAVALSLESRIIAAEIQIDQLATNQTDRLAALEQKLGQLERQSTPNGDGYDARLKALEDDFTRKLQDLTDLVVDLQRKLATSEAKQVEMLQKLTAAQAALYEQLEHRYEQQCGQLRQLQVRLSHLGQRDDIDSTFV; encoded by the coding sequence ATGAGTAACATGCAACCGGAAGAGTACGAAAACACGGGCTGGCTGTCGTACTTCAGTCGGCACAAGACCACGTACACCGCGTCCGACATCCACAAGATCAGTAACGAGCTGAACAATGTACGGAAGAACCTAACTGCCACGCAGTACGCTTACGGTGAGCTGAGCAGTGAACTGAAGGCCCTCAAAAGCTTGCAGGAGCAGCAACGTGCTAGCGATGAGTACGAGCAACGTGTCATGGCCGGTGGCAAGGGTGCATCCGCTGGCCTTCCGAAGGCGGCCGAGAAACGCCTAAAGGAGCAATCGGAAGAGATCAAGTGCCTGAAGAGTGATCTGACCAGCTGTCGGAACGAGCTGTCGAAACAGATTGCCGCCCTCAGGGTGGCTTGTAGTGAGCTGGGCAAGAAAACCGGAAAGTCCTCCAAGGGTTCACCGGCGGCCGGTCCGAGCGATGCGGTGGCCTTAAGTCTCGAGAGCCGTATCATCGCCGCGGAGATACAGATCGATCAGCTGGCCACGAACCAAACCGATCGACTGGCAGCCCTGGAGCAAAAGCTTGGCCAGCTAGAGAGACAAAGCACTCCCAACGGGGATGGCTATGACGCTCGGCTAAAGGCACTGGAGGACGATTTCACGCGCAAACTACAGGATCTTACCGATCTGGTGGTGGACCTTCAGCGCAAGCTGGCCACGAGCGAAGCCAAACAGGTGGAAATGCTGCAGAAGCTGACGGCGGCGCAGGCCGCACTCTACGAACAGCTGGAGCACCGGTACGAGCAACAGTGTGGTCAGCTGCGACAGCTTCAGGTACGCCTTAGCCACCTCGGCCAGCGGGATGACATCGATTCCACGTTCGTCTGA
- the LOC131264073 gene encoding calcium-independent phospholipase A2-gamma-like has protein sequence MSSWRTACIVSPILASGKLPRIACQQWSFEQPKRHNQSQTRHALLDLRRKAIPLDRQRQVLYELVEKFEKFPQEKSFAIEEGAIELLKELEYSTDPAITEHAKLGLALLGYIPPLPSDGIRILSIDGGGIRGIIVMELLRKLERLTNRRIFELFDLVCGVSTGAILVCALASEKNLTLTEGIHLYKKIAYKIFHRPSTFDKLSGASRLVSSHAYYDIDMWESLLKRHIGHRRIIDTVMLPNVPKFCCISTTVCDEYIDAHVFRNYTFPRNVQSVYAGCHTARLWEVVRASSAAPAYFGDFPLNGQLHQDGGILYNNPTAVAIHEAKCLWPKEKIQCVVSFGTGRTRSKSNDGQKIISQNILDQASLSSSWKTKFLRILDSATDTEAAHTVLSDLLPPGRYFRFNPYLKEFLSMVEVRPEKLAQLERDTAMYFARNEDKFEQVADLLMRKRSIARKAYDIARNILYR, from the exons ATGTCCAGCTGGAGGACTGCTT GTATCGTTTCACCGATACTCGCCAGTGGAAAGCTCCCTCGAATAGCGTGTCAACAATGGAGCTTCGAGCAGCCAAAA CGCCACAACCAGTCGCAAACCCGCCACGCTCTGCTGGACTTGAGGCGGAAGGCAATACCACTTGATCGTCAGCGTCAGGTGCTGTACGAGCTGGTGGAAAAATTCGAAAAGTTTCCTCAAGAGAAGTCGTTCGCCATCGAGGAGGGTGCGATCGAGTTGCTAAAGGAACTGGAGTATTCGACCGATCCGGCCATCACCGAGCATGCAAAGCTGGGGCTGGCCCTTCTCGGGTACATACCGCCTTTGCCGAGCGACGGGATTCGTATCCTTAGCATCGACGGTGGTGGCATTCGGGGGATCATCGTGATGGAGCTGTTGCGGAAGCTGGAGCGACTCACGAACCGTAGGATCTTTGAACTATTCGATCTAGTGTGCGGTGTGTCGACGGGAGCAATTCTAGTCTGTGCATTGG CCTCGGAAAAGAATCTCACACTCACCGAGGGTATTCATCTGTACAAGAAAATTGCCTACAAAATCTTCCACCGTCCGTCGACGTTCGATAAGCTGTCGGGCGCATCGCGACTCGTTTCTTCGCACGCCTACTACGATATCGATATGTGGGAATCGCTGCTCAAACGTCACATCGGGCATCGTCGGATCATCGATACGGTGATGCTACCAAATGTGCCGAAG TTCTGCTGCATTTCCACAACGGTGTGCGACGAGTACATCGATGCGCACGTGTTCCGGAACTACACATTCCCGCGAAACGTGCAGTCGGTATACGCCGGGTGCCACACGGCACGCCTCTGGGAGGTGGTGAGGGCTTCTTCCGCCGCACCGGCGTACTTCGGTGATTTCCCGCTAAACGGTCAGCTCCATCAGGACGGCGGGATACTGTACAACAATCCGACTGCGGTGGCCATCCACGAGGCGAAGTGCCTCTGGCCGAAGGAGAAAATCCAGTGCGTTGTCTCGTTCGGAACGGGGCGAACGCGCAGCAAGTCAAACGATGGCCAGAAAATCATCAGCCAAAACATACTCGACCAGGCATCCCTGTCGAGCTCGTGGAAAACGAAATTTTTGCGCATCCTCGATTCGGCCACCGACACCGAGGCGGCCCATACGGTACTGAGTGATCTGTTGCCACCGGGACGATACTTCCGATTCAACCCGTACCTGAAAGAGTTTCTGTCGATGGTCGAGGTGCGACCGGAGAAGCTAGCGCAGCTCGAGCGGGATACGGCGATGTACTTTGCGCGCAACGAGGACAAATTTGAGCAGGTCGCTGATTTGCTAATGCGTAAACGGTCGATTGCACGCAAAGCGTACGATATTGCTAGGAATATCTTGTACCGTTGA
- the LOC131262812 gene encoding Fanconi anemia group I protein, which translates to MPPNLVGAIIELGQKRKNDELKELLEKIKSAQLIDLVVSNVQTIDGYTLWHFTLIGLACSDKCSEKRFELIMAVLRHMNEVELSTKQMFDLIARLLTDLPSLTPEQLVEMCELCVESIRAGDPKCLSWKHLLPQTLVQLQGGNVGRFNANGLLLTGAEYRQKVLEEIFKMKLQPAILTPLCGMFRDLHLLRDETSIFVTKISDNIRHIEPLELPPLACQLFHVCLKYSSLLVIPLMSLQRYFHKNYYKKVLSNANSDTTDFDSIDRYSDSELREAEETILYHLSNVTEFRVDETQIVSMFKPFQNNPEVLLTPFIVGALLAMSRINRMPDTSDVVSSPIMAFLIKLIAISEKEREMCIQSAWCRGRIDMSASSRIDQLFSVLTDNSQDGKEVVTPGVIHFAFALLLAKKQTKLHSIAINFFQIFIKRRFIFGSGIIAKIKKYLFADLEETQFNVCLTTLSLTNTLTVSECTDTIQFIMDYLLLINGTYAMRFMAFIFPLLRVSHSIRDRYIEVLRKAMYNGETSTRIMGVFGFCSLLKQLKNNNSRRSILGTQGGCYTQMTISGMSLLSQAAYGSPNNPNIHFDMLTLEIMGILRKCFTQTVEVREMLYEALSRAVEFNTQLLPHVLQFIDWHFESFFGENPTEVFKIEFDKCVRYKRALDDDDLPDEQRPVVVYDNVGRLTAFMVHCVVLCDQHEVQHETGAVKSTLQLIVDRIDNLSMEEVGLVGTMDSKGAVIATQYLNMLEAAMAYCAWKATPDDGLLRSFVRLFKHHQYCFDKFKKMEPKKSNKKQLTDNTINTTTVPGSAKAGAFFKPENIWDLGTMERVLRITLDNSTAYGTDEDLKSFRSNRDLQQYILRVACQKLESLRAQPDYWQVNHSKRIFSHLCECTKLVYDRCVKKTTELLGNGGLLVAHMAVDCFRQGLTSALELYERKFNDFLQLISCTMGTSFKKDLLQNLQTIVDEYFGDGSEPEPIGEKIVVGLLQCLELLFKSPVITQDYLTQAFDWLQNFCINTKLKLKSFTIVHRILFDLRLRTQTGAYFDSVAMRLELKFGQIAEDETNPLFHFKSITSATAEPTFHCLCAVTRTQIEEIEHLILRTNSLMGRLKVFGLNDTDETSQLLKSIERSICSQLVHILTTLTHLCNANLPLGSTMDALIKLLLSMYACLANLSRHFLARHAIVPVSYEVTKFNLVVKSSKPLASRIYDLIPFIEENIIGQDEGDEAASSSKAKSNRDKVLRQTKLIPKLVFRIETFNKIVMQLSKKTKKDLTYLLHMGTVRDFRIKTSALVEAIQKTVGDGVSQVEGADEDEGEEEPQLDPAEDDDDDEDNIDQTAASNRSEVIVSKRRSDSNASTMSTEALALKNLARLNERTRKAAKKRALENVEAETVTPLVASKKAKVTKKRGPIPKINKRVLEEVNIVRGTDKSVPAEVAPVEEGTLTRTRTLGLPRRSARKSET; encoded by the exons ATGCCTCCAAACCTCGTAGGAGCAATAATTGAGTTGGGTCAGAAGCGTAAAAATGACGAGTTGAAAGAATTACTAGAAAAGATCAAGTCAGCACAA CTTATCGATTTGGTTGTTTCCAACGTTCAAACCATCGATGGATACACATTGTGGCATTTCACGCTGATCGGCCTAGCATGCTCGGACAAGTGCAGTGAAAAACGTTTCGAGCTGATTATGGCCGTTCTGCGACACATGAACGAGGTGGAACTATCCACGAAGCAAATGTTCGATCTGATCGCCCGTTTGTTGACCGACTTGCCTTCCCTAACCCCGGAGCAGCTGGTGGAAATGTGCGAGCTGTGTGTGGAATCGATTCGTGCCGGTGATCCAAAATGTCTCAGCTGGAAGCACCTGCTACCGCAAACACTGGTCCAACTGCAGGGTGGCAATGTGGGCCGTTTCAATGCTAACGGGTTGCTACTGACCGGTGCCGAATATCGGCAAAAGGTGTTGGAGGAGATTTTCAAAATGAAGCTACAGCCGGCCATCCTAACACCGTTGTGCGGGATGTTTCGTGATCTGCATCTACTGCGCGACGAAACCAGTATCTTTGTGACAAAGATTTCGGATAACATTAGGCACATTGAACCTCTCGAATTGCCACCGTTGGCCTGCCAGCTGTTTCACGTGTGCCTGAAGTATTCCAGTCTGCTGGTGATTCCGTTGATGTCATTACAGAGATATTTTCACAAGAACTATTACAAAAAGGTACTTTCGAACGCAAACAGTGATACTACGGACTTCGATAGCATTG ATCGTTACTCGGACTCGGAACTCCGTGAAGCTGAGGAGACCATCCTGTACCATCTGTCGAATGTAACAGAGTTTAGAGTGGACGAGACACAAATCGTGTCCatgtttaaaccattccaaaacaaccCGGAGGTCCTGCTAACCCCGTTCATAGTTGGTGCACTGCTCGCAATGAGCCGGATTAATCGCATGCCGGACACATCCGACGTTGTGTCGTCCCCGATAATGGCGTTTCTCATCAAGCTGATTGCGATCAGCGAGAAAGAGCGTGAGATGTGTATCCAGTCGGCCTGGTGCCGCGGACGCATCGATATGTCGGCATCGTCGCGCATCGATCAACTGTTCAGTGTGCTCACGGACAACAGCCAGGATGGGAAAGAGGTCGTTACTCCTGGCGTTATTCATTTTGCCTTTGCATTGCTGCTggccaaaaaacaaacgaaactgcACAGCATTGCGATAAATTTCTTCCAGATTTTTATCAAACGAAGGTTCATCTTCGGTAGTGGAATTATTGCCAAGATTAAAAAGTACCTGTTTGCCGACCTCGAGGAGACTCAGTTCAATGTTTGCCTGACGACGCTCAGCCTAACGAACACGCTAACTGTTTCGGAGTGTACGGACACAATTCAATTTATAATGGACTATTTACTACTG ATTAATGGGACGTACGCTATGCGATTTATggcgtttatttttcctctcctAAGAGTTTCGCATTCGATCCGTGATCGTTATATTGAGGTGCTTCGGAAGGCTATGTACAATGG CGAAACATCGACAAGGATTATGGGAGTGTTTGGGTTCTGTTCACTGTTGAAACAGCTTAAGAATAACAACTCTCGTCGTTCCATTTTGGGCACCCAGGGCGGATGTTATACTCAGATGACAATATCCGGCATGTCGCTACTATCGCAAGCGGCTTACGGCTCACCGAACAACCCGAACATACACTTCGACATGCTAACGCTGGAAATTATGGGGATATTAAGGAA ATGCTTCACTCAAACGGTTGAGGTCCGGGAAATGCTCTACGAAGCGTTGAGTCGTGCTGTCGAGTTCAACACGCAGCTACTGCCTCACGTGCTGCAGTTCATCGATTGGCACTTTGAGAGCTTTTTTGGTGAAAATCCAACCGAAGTGTTCAAAATAGAGTTCGACAAGTGCGTCCGATACAAGCGCGCACTGGATGATGACGATCTGCCGGATGAACAGAggccggtggtggtgtacGATAATGTCGGGCGCCTGACGGCGTTCATGGTACACTGTGTGGTGCTGTGCGATCAGCACGAGGTGCAGCATGAAACGGGTGCGGTTAAAAGCACTCTCCAGCTCATTGTCGATCGGATCGATAATCTTAGCATGGAGGAAGTGGGTTTG GTTGGAACGATGGATAGTAAAGGTGCTGTAATTGCCACTCAGTACCTAAACATGCTCGAGGCCGCTATGGCGTATTGCGCGTGGAAGGCAACACCCGACGACGGTTTATTGAGAAGTTTCGTGCGCTTGTTCAAACATCACCAGTATTGTTTTGATAAGTTCAAG AAAATGGAACCTAAGAAAAGCAACAAGAAACAGTTGACGGACAACACCATAAATACCACCACTGTGCCCGGCTCTGCAAAGGCTGGTGCTTTCTTCAAGCCCGAGAACATATGGGACTTGGGGACAATGGAAAGGGTGCTGCGAATAACACTAGA CAATTCAACGGCGTACGGAACGGACGAAGATCTTAAATCTTTCCGTTCTAACCGAGACCTTCAGCAGTACATCCTCAGGGTCGCTTGCCAAAAGCTGGAATCATTACGAGCGCAGCCGGATTACTGGCAGGTGAATCATAGCAAGCGTATATTTAGCCATTTGTGCGAATGCACCAAGTTGGTGTACGACCGGTGTGTGAAGAAAACGACCGAACTCCTCGGCAATGGTGGTCTGTTGGTGGCTCACATGGCCGTCGATTGCTTCCGACAGGGTCTTACAAGTGCCTTGGAGCTGTATGAGCGGAAGTTTAATGACTTTTTACAGTTGATTT CCTGCACTATGGGGACGTCTTTCAAGAAGGATTTACTACAAAACTTACAAACTATTGTCGACGAGTACTTTGGCGATGGATCCGAGCCGGAACCGATTGGCGAGAAAATCGTCGTTGGACTGTTGCAGTGCCTGGAGCTACTGTTCAAATCCCCCGTCATCACCCAGGACTACTTGACGCAGGCGTTCGATTGGTTGCAGAATTTTTGCATCAACACAAAGCTGAAGCTGAAATCTTTCACGATTGTCCATCGGATCCTGTTCGATCTGAGACTTCGCACGCAAACAGGAGCCTACTTTGATTCGGTTGCGATGCGCTTGGAGCTGAAGTTTGGTCAAATAGCGGAAGACGAGACGAACCCACTGTTCCACTTTAAGTCAATCACGTCCGCCACAGCGGAGCCAACATTCCACTGTCTTTGTGCCGTAACTCGGACACAGATTGAGGAGATAGAGCATCTTATCCTGCGCACGAACAGTCTCATGGGACGATTAAAGGTGTTCGGATTGAATGATACCGACGAAA CATCGCAATTGTTAAAATCTATTGAACGATCGATCTGCTCCCAATTGGTACACATTCTAACTACCCTGACGCACCTCTGCAATGCCAATCTTCCACTGGGTTCAACGATGGATGCTCTCATCAAACTGCTTCTTTCGATGTACGCATGTCTTGCCAATTTGAGTCGTCACTTTTTGGCACGACACGCCATCGTTCCAGTTTCCTATGAGGTTACAAA GTTCAACTTGGTGGTGAAATCATCGAAACCTCTTGCATCCCGAATCTACGACCTTATACCGTTCATCGAAGAGAACATCATCGGCCAGGACGAGGGCGACGAGGCGGCAAGTTCCTCCAAAGCCAAATCCAATCGCGATAAGGTGCTTAGGCAGACAAAGCTCATCCCCAAGTTGGTGTTTCGAATCGAAACGTTCAACAAGATCGTGATGCAGCTGagcaaaaaaacgaagaaagatTTGACGTACTTGCTGCATATGGGAACGGTGCGGGATTTTCGCATCAAAACGTCCGCGTTGGTCGAAGCGATCCAGAAAACGGTAGGCGATGGCGTCTCACAGGTTGAGGGTGCTGACGAGGACGAAGGAGAAGAGGAACCTCAACTGGACCCAGCagaggacgacgatgacgatgaagatAACATTGATCAGACTGCAGCCTCGAATCGCTCGGAAGTAATCGTTTCTAAACGGCGAAGCGATAGCAACGCGTCCACGATGAGCACGGAAGCGTTGGCTTTGAAGAATTTAGCACGGTTGAACGAGAGGACGCGCAAAGCGGCCAAGAAGCGCGCGCTTGAAAATGTCGAGGCAGAAACGGTAACCCCGCTGGTGGCTAGCAAGAAAGCTAAAGTAACGAAAAAGAGGGGTCCGATACCGAAAATTAATAAGCGGGTGCTGGAAGAGGTGAATATTGTCAGAGGGACAGACAAGTCCGTCCCAGCAGAGGTTGCACCTGTTGAGGAAGGAACACTAACTCGTACACGTACGCTCGGATTACCGAGACGAAGTGCAAGGAAGAGCGAAACATGA
- the LOC131262831 gene encoding CD63 antigen-like, which translates to MMKEPEKIDGWTKKWIKVFLCMLCTMLCYLFVLLMTISTVSKLQYEQLNVFMDIRMYRLVLFLMAVGTLCFVCAFIGFVGAWRENFPILYTFCSLLMVFSLMEGTVAFIGYTQRHKMETDMDTNLWFSINQYQMDITWQPYVDTLQTQLKCCGVQNYTDWLMAMPPDEYTAEDKELISQLIPLSCCDSTDNVQCTVYETGCHSRLYDIFYETGKTVLLNTLVAVVIQLFGAMLTFYLLRKLRMFIVYRDDEKHTYHRNLFAYSKMESIDESTGKV; encoded by the exons ATGATGAAAGAGCCGGAGAAAATCGATGGTTGGACCAAGAAATGGATCAAAGTTTTTCTCTGCATGCTGTGCACCATGCTTTGC TACCTTTTCGTGCTCCTTATGACGATCAGTACGGTTAGCAAGCTGCAGTACGAACAGCTTAATGTGTTCATGGATATCCGAATGTACCGCTTGGTCCTTTTCCTGATGGCAGTCGGTACACTTTGCTTTGTGTGCGCGTTTATTGGATTCGTTGGAGCATGGCGAGAAAACTTCCCCATTCTTTACACG TTCTGCTCGCTCCTGATGGTGTTTTCGCTAATGGAAGGCACAGTTGCATTCATTGGATACACGCAGCGACACAAAATGGAAACGGATATGGATACGAATCTATGGTTTTCGATCAATCAGTATCAAATGGATATTACTTGGCAGCCGTATGTGGATACGTTGCAAACGCAG CTGAAATGTTGCGGTGTGCAAAATTACACCGACTGGTTGATGGCCATGCCACCGGACGAATACACGGCAGAAGATAAGGAACTGATATCACAGCTCATCCCGTTATCGTGTTGTGATTCAACGGATAACGTCCAATGCACGGTGTACGAAACCGGATGTCATAGTCGCTTGTACGACATATTTTACGAAACCGGAAAAACGGTTTTACTAAACACACTTGTAGCGGTTGTGATCCAG tTATTCGGTGCGATGCTTACTTTCTACTTGCTACGAAAGCTTAGGATGTTTATCGTTTATCGTGATGATGAGAAGCATACATACCATCGTAATTTATTCGCTTATTCTAAAATGGAAAGCATAGATGAATCGACTGGAAAGGTATGA
- the LOC131262835 gene encoding NADH dehydrogenase [ubiquinone] 1 alpha subcomplex subunit 13 translates to MGSPAKLQDLPPKGGYQNIPFARVPAKTYFKGWQMIAGYAGISTVGLFLYWLNVKENHRNEIEMRSARNVIYPLLLAERDREYLKQLRRNRDEEAELMKNVEGWEVGTWYGEPVFKTLPKDKLIEPTFQEFYVHTDYKHMANRADVKLMN, encoded by the exons ATGGGCAGCCCTGCGAAGCTTCAGGACCTTCCACCAAAGGGAGGATATCAGAATATTCCCTTTGCGCGAGTTCCAGCTAAAACCTACTTCAAAG GATGGCAAATGATCGCCGGTTACGCGGGTATTTCCACCGTCGGTCTGTTCCTGTACTGGCTGAACGTGAAAGAGAACCATCGGAATGAGATTGAAATGCGATCCGCGCGGAACGTCATCTATCCGCTGCTACTGGCAGAGCGTGATCGCGAGTACCTTAAGCAACTGCGACGAAACCGTGACGAGGAGGCTGAATTGATGAAGAATGTTGAGGGATGGGAG GTTGGCACCTGGTACGGAGAACCGGTCTTCAAGACCCTTCCGAAGGACAAGCTGATCGAACCAACCTTCCAAGAATTCTACGTGCACACCGATTACAAACATATGGCTAACCGTGCCGATGTGAAACTGATGAATTAA